The following are from one region of the Aquirufa lenticrescens genome:
- a CDS encoding BamA/TamA family outer membrane protein translates to MQEAAQAQYVIVDSVIFKGNEKTRDNILSRELDFSLGDTIQVSTLDKRLEFNRRKLTNTNLFIWVKGDYHQNKPEHIVITYEFLEQWYLLGYPIFQLADRNLNDWWSRGHSMERTIYGAHFIHNNFMGRNEKVSFKAETGFTQRLELGYSNPYLDRKKTIGLGASLSYTTNKNLAFRTINDTLNILSGEKVLRERWSGALSLRKRVKFYDFHFAEIRYSHSVVADTIRQLNPNYYYKGSNEQNFLQLTYAYSYDFRDFAPYPLRGKKLDFAYNYVGILAQDALNYWDLRASIAYFFDLGSNFFITTQWKAKITQENKNIPYANLQALGYGNDNVRGYELNVIDGTNYLLSKNTFKYQLFNKIIPIRFIPYKQFNQMPVALYPTVFFDFAYVYQPYPELTASRFSNRWIYGMGLGFDIVTYYNFVCKIGVPVVGSGRSGLVVSIGREF, encoded by the coding sequence ATGCAAGAAGCAGCTCAAGCTCAGTATGTAATAGTGGACAGTGTTATTTTCAAAGGGAATGAAAAAACTAGGGACAATATCCTGAGTAGGGAATTAGATTTTTCATTAGGTGACACCATTCAAGTTTCGACACTCGATAAACGCCTCGAGTTTAATCGTCGAAAATTAACTAATACTAATTTGTTTATCTGGGTAAAAGGTGATTACCATCAAAATAAGCCCGAACACATCGTTATCACCTACGAATTCCTTGAGCAGTGGTATTTATTAGGTTACCCTATATTTCAATTAGCTGACCGTAATTTAAACGATTGGTGGTCCCGAGGTCACTCGATGGAACGCACGATTTACGGAGCCCATTTCATCCATAATAACTTTATGGGAAGGAATGAAAAGGTAAGCTTCAAAGCAGAAACAGGCTTTACCCAACGACTTGAACTAGGCTATTCAAACCCCTATTTAGATCGTAAAAAAACGATTGGATTAGGAGCCTCTTTATCCTACACAACAAATAAAAATCTAGCCTTTAGAACCATCAATGATACGTTAAATATATTGAGTGGCGAAAAGGTTTTAAGGGAACGCTGGAGCGGTGCATTAAGCCTTCGTAAAAGAGTAAAGTTTTACGATTTCCATTTCGCGGAAATTCGCTACAGCCATTCGGTTGTGGCAGACACCATAAGGCAGTTAAACCCCAATTACTACTATAAGGGATCGAACGAACAAAACTTCTTACAACTAACTTACGCCTACTCCTACGATTTTAGAGATTTTGCCCCTTACCCGTTGCGCGGCAAAAAACTGGATTTTGCGTATAACTATGTGGGGATTTTGGCACAGGACGCCTTAAATTATTGGGACTTGAGAGCTTCTATAGCCTATTTTTTCGATTTAGGATCCAATTTCTTTATCACTACACAATGGAAGGCTAAAATAACACAAGAGAACAAAAATATCCCCTATGCTAATTTACAGGCACTCGGTTATGGGAATGATAACGTTCGTGGCTATGAGTTAAATGTGATCGATGGGACTAATTATTTACTCTCTAAAAACACTTTTAAATACCAATTATTCAACAAAATCATTCCTATCCGGTTTATCCCTTATAAGCAATTTAATCAAATGCCAGTCGCTCTTTACCCCACGGTATTCTTTGATTTTGCCTATGTATACCAGCCCTACCCGGAATTAACAGCTAGTCGTTTTTCCAATCGCTGGATCTATGGAATGGGTCTAGGCTTCGATATTGTTACCTACTATAATTTCGTTTGTAAAATAGGAGTACCAGTAGTAGGAAGTGGCAGATCTGGCCTTGTGGTAAGTATTGGCAGAGAGTTTTAG
- the tyrS gene encoding tyrosine--tRNA ligase produces the protein MTNFIKELRWRGMLHDMIPGLEDQLAKEMTVAYIGFDPTAPSLHIGNLAAIMLLKHFQLSGHKPIALVGGATGMIGDPSGKSAERDFLSEDTLRENQVGIQAQLEKFLEFHSGANSAEVVNNYDWFKEFSFLGFLREAGKFLTVNYMMSKDSVKKRLETGISFTEFSYQLLQGYDFYHLYKHKNVRLQMGGSDQWGNITTGTEIIRRKEGHDEDATERAAFALTTPLVTKADGTKFGKSESGNVWLDATKTSPFAFYQFWLNAADADVPRLIRVFTLYTKDQIEEMERAHAEAPHLRILQKAVAEEVTTRVHGADVCALVIEASALLFSKDAVELLSNASEALIAQLPVYEVSATLLAECQNLTDLISVGTENLICSSKGEARKAIQGNAISVNKVKITDPASPLHFDKIKGQFLLIGNGKQKNYILSFK, from the coding sequence ATGACAAATTTCATTAAAGAATTACGTTGGAGAGGGATGTTACACGATATGATTCCGGGTTTAGAGGATCAGCTTGCCAAAGAAATGACGGTGGCTTATATCGGTTTCGACCCTACTGCACCGAGTCTTCACATTGGAAATTTAGCAGCAATTATGCTTTTAAAGCATTTTCAATTGTCTGGTCATAAGCCTATCGCCTTAGTAGGTGGCGCCACCGGTATGATCGGTGATCCATCAGGCAAATCAGCAGAACGCGATTTCCTTTCAGAAGATACTTTGCGCGAAAATCAAGTAGGTATTCAAGCTCAATTAGAAAAATTCTTAGAATTCCATTCTGGAGCTAATTCAGCAGAAGTAGTCAATAATTACGATTGGTTTAAAGAATTCAGCTTCCTAGGTTTCCTACGGGAAGCGGGCAAATTCTTAACGGTTAATTATATGATGTCCAAAGATTCTGTTAAGAAACGCCTAGAAACCGGCATTTCATTCACAGAGTTTTCTTACCAATTATTACAAGGATACGATTTCTATCATTTATATAAGCACAAAAATGTGCGCCTACAAATGGGCGGATCGGATCAGTGGGGAAATATCACCACAGGGACTGAAATCATTCGTCGCAAAGAAGGTCATGATGAAGATGCGACTGAGCGTGCCGCTTTCGCATTAACGACTCCTTTAGTAACGAAAGCAGACGGGACGAAGTTTGGTAAGTCTGAATCGGGTAATGTTTGGCTAGATGCCACAAAAACATCTCCATTTGCCTTTTATCAGTTCTGGTTAAATGCAGCAGATGCAGACGTTCCTCGCCTCATCCGCGTATTCACTTTATATACGAAGGACCAAATCGAAGAAATGGAGCGTGCCCACGCAGAAGCACCCCACTTGCGCATCTTACAAAAGGCCGTCGCAGAAGAAGTGACCACTCGCGTACATGGCGCAGACGTATGTGCACTCGTGATAGAAGCTTCTGCCCTTCTCTTTTCTAAAGATGCCGTTGAATTACTAAGTAATGCCTCGGAAGCTTTAATCGCACAATTACCAGTCTATGAAGTTTCGGCTACTTTATTAGCTGAATGCCAAAACCTCACAGACCTGATTAGCGTAGGAACAGAAAATCTCATTTGCTCTTCTAAAGGAGAAGCAAGAAAAGCCATCCAAGGAAACGCCATCAGCGTCAATAAAGTAAAAATTACCGACCCCGCTTCTCCCCTTCATTTCGACAAAATCAAAGGTCAATTCCTATTAATCGGAAATGGAAAGCAGAAAAATTATATTTTATCCTTCAAATAG
- a CDS encoding SdpI family protein gives MSIDHFASRVWRILSMVAFGISLLFIYRGLPDPTAVHFGETGRGDGFLPKEEVFYLVAGIITVLNVLALSLIKAIDKIPTEKWGTFLPVFAEKGNETIKNTFINWLHFFPAIINTYLILVMRALLMLNDERTYQSDYSYIPMLGIVFLLVWLIYLPVRLFASPKFVEEV, from the coding sequence ATGTCGATAGACCATTTTGCATCTCGAGTTTGGCGAATTTTGTCCATGGTGGCGTTCGGAATCTCCTTGTTATTTATTTACCGAGGGCTTCCTGATCCTACGGCAGTGCATTTTGGAGAAACGGGACGTGGAGATGGATTTTTACCCAAAGAAGAAGTATTCTATCTAGTGGCCGGGATCATCACGGTTTTAAACGTATTAGCCTTGTCATTAATCAAGGCAATTGATAAAATTCCTACAGAAAAATGGGGCACTTTCCTACCTGTTTTCGCAGAAAAAGGAAATGAAACGATCAAAAATACCTTTATAAACTGGCTACATTTCTTTCCAGCAATCATTAATACCTACTTAATCCTAGTGATGAGAGCGTTATTAATGTTAAATGATGAAAGAACCTACCAAAGTGATTATAGCTACATTCCTATGCTAGGAATCGTATTCTTGCTTGTTTGGTTGATCTACTTGCCTGTTCGTTTATTCGCGAGCCCTAAATTTGTGGAAGAGGTATGA
- a CDS encoding cob(I)yrinic acid a,c-diamide adenosyltransferase: MAIYTKNGDGGFTRLADGKGVSKSNVRMDAIGDIDELNCHIGALVCQIEGPLAEKLQSIQSSLFVLGAHVASDSKEYLGNMKLISLHDIVAIEEMIDEIDGKIAPMRFFILPGGHPIIAAAQITRTVCRRAERSLIRWVQEEEKEDYATAIAYLNRLSDYLFMMCRYLHHSLDIPEIPWNSGK; the protein is encoded by the coding sequence ATGGCAATTTATACGAAGAATGGAGATGGTGGATTTACCCGCTTAGCGGATGGAAAGGGAGTGTCTAAATCCAACGTTCGGATGGACGCGATAGGGGATATCGATGAATTGAATTGCCACATTGGTGCGTTAGTTTGTCAAATAGAAGGGCCGCTGGCTGAAAAGTTGCAATCTATCCAATCGAGTTTATTCGTGTTGGGGGCTCACGTGGCAAGTGATTCCAAAGAATATTTAGGCAATATGAAACTCATTTCCTTACACGATATCGTAGCTATAGAGGAAATGATTGATGAAATTGATGGTAAAATAGCCCCGATGCGCTTCTTTATTTTACCAGGAGGACATCCCATTATTGCTGCAGCCCAAATTACCCGCACCGTTTGCCGTCGTGCTGAACGCAGTTTGATTCGTTGGGTGCAGGAAGAAGAAAAAGAAGATTATGCGACTGCGATCGCATATTTGAATAGATTATCCGATTACTTATTTATGATGTGCCGTTATTTGCACCATTCATTGGATATCCCTGAGATACCATGGAATTCCGGCAAGTAG
- a CDS encoding S-adenosylmethionine:tRNA ribosyltransferase-isomerase has product MSIQMPNISIQAFDYPLPESKIAQFPLANRHDSKLLVYQDGVIKHEAFRQLAHQLPENALLIFNNTKVIPARIPLFKENGVAIELFLLHPLSDSIPTEQLMESQGETSWECLVGNKKRWKEDDVLYKGDLVFSWIDRERNQIKITWDTDKSFAQVLEEIGKIPLPPYMERDAQVSDAERYQTLFSEKPGAVAAPTASLHFSDEVLADLDQINLQKAYLTLHVGAGTFLPVKEEDVSKHPMHREQIVFTPALIETLKAHLGPFIPVGTTSLRALESLYWSGVWLIEKRPIENGVLVLPKEFAYEERSHIPSVQVALDAVLQFLKEENRNYWVAETELLIMPGYTLHFCDGIVTNFHQPKSTLLVLIASLIGDDWKRVYDAALANDYRFLSYGDSSLLFKKKDI; this is encoded by the coding sequence ATGAGCATTCAAATGCCGAATATTTCCATTCAGGCCTTTGATTACCCCTTACCTGAATCGAAAATTGCTCAATTCCCCTTAGCTAATCGCCACGATTCGAAGCTTTTAGTCTATCAAGATGGTGTAATCAAGCACGAAGCTTTCCGGCAATTAGCACATCAACTTCCGGAGAATGCTTTATTAATTTTCAATAATACCAAAGTCATCCCAGCCCGCATACCTCTCTTTAAAGAGAATGGCGTGGCCATTGAGCTTTTCTTATTGCATCCTCTCTCAGATTCGATTCCTACAGAACAACTTATGGAAAGCCAGGGCGAAACCAGCTGGGAATGTTTAGTGGGAAACAAGAAGCGCTGGAAAGAAGATGATGTCCTTTATAAAGGGGATTTAGTTTTCTCGTGGATTGATCGCGAAAGAAATCAGATAAAGATCACTTGGGACACGGACAAAAGTTTCGCCCAGGTTTTGGAAGAAATCGGTAAAATCCCTCTTCCTCCTTATATGGAGAGAGATGCGCAAGTTTCTGATGCAGAACGTTACCAAACCTTGTTTTCAGAAAAACCAGGTGCCGTGGCGGCTCCTACTGCCAGCTTACACTTTTCAGATGAGGTATTAGCAGATTTAGACCAAATCAACTTACAAAAAGCCTATCTCACCTTGCACGTGGGCGCAGGCACCTTCTTACCTGTTAAAGAAGAGGATGTCAGCAAGCACCCCATGCACCGGGAGCAAATAGTCTTCACCCCTGCCTTAATTGAAACCTTAAAAGCACATCTTGGACCTTTCATCCCGGTAGGAACAACCTCTTTACGGGCATTGGAAAGCTTGTATTGGAGTGGCGTTTGGTTAATCGAAAAACGACCTATTGAAAACGGTGTACTCGTATTGCCTAAAGAATTTGCCTATGAAGAACGCTCCCATATCCCATCTGTTCAAGTCGCACTAGATGCCGTATTACAGTTTTTAAAAGAGGAGAATAGAAATTACTGGGTGGCTGAAACTGAATTATTAATCATGCCGGGCTACACCTTGCATTTCTGTGACGGCATCGTTACAAATTTCCACCAGCCTAAATCTACGTTATTGGTATTGATTGCCTCCTTGATTGGGGATGATTGGAAGCGGGTGTATGACGCGGCTTTGGCAAATGATTACCGCTTCCTTAGTTATGGCGATTCGTCCCTATTATTTAAAAAGAAGGATATTTAG
- a CDS encoding branched-chain amino acid aminotransferase: protein MQITIQKTPTSRLSEVDFDNLAFGRSFADHMLVAEYADGAWKSVQIQPYGPLSYQPAMMSIHYGQAIFEGMKAYRSKKGEVLVFRPEENMKRFNKSALRMCMPEVPEEIFLGGLKQLIQLDNAWVPEKEGCSLYIRPFMFATDEYVGVSPSTTYKFIIFLCPVGSYYSKPLRVRVETEFIRAAKGGVGFAKNAGNYGGSLYPTIEANKAGYDQIIWTDAATHQYVEEAGTMNLMFIINGALVTAPTGDTILDGVTRKSVIQIAKDWGVEVQERLLSVKELVEGISSGAVTEAFGAGTAAVIAPIQTIGFEGKDYELPARKETDFSAKVFTEISQIRLGEIADTRGWIYKI from the coding sequence ATGCAAATTACCATTCAAAAAACGCCTACATCTCGCTTAAGCGAGGTTGATTTTGACAATTTGGCTTTTGGCCGCAGCTTTGCTGATCACATGCTCGTCGCAGAATATGCTGATGGAGCTTGGAAATCCGTCCAAATTCAACCTTACGGCCCTCTGTCTTATCAGCCAGCGATGATGTCGATCCATTATGGTCAGGCCATTTTTGAAGGAATGAAAGCATATCGTTCCAAGAAAGGCGAGGTATTAGTTTTTCGTCCAGAGGAGAATATGAAGCGTTTCAATAAGTCTGCGCTTCGTATGTGCATGCCAGAGGTGCCTGAAGAGATTTTCTTGGGGGGATTGAAGCAGTTGATTCAATTGGATAATGCGTGGGTTCCAGAAAAAGAGGGTTGCTCTTTGTATATCCGTCCATTTATGTTTGCGACAGACGAATACGTGGGGGTTTCTCCATCAACAACCTATAAGTTTATCATTTTCCTTTGCCCAGTAGGTTCGTATTATTCGAAGCCGTTGCGTGTTCGCGTGGAGACCGAATTTATCCGTGCTGCGAAAGGTGGGGTAGGTTTTGCGAAGAATGCCGGTAATTATGGTGGTTCCTTGTATCCTACGATTGAAGCGAATAAAGCAGGGTACGATCAGATCATTTGGACGGATGCGGCGACTCATCAATATGTGGAAGAAGCGGGAACAATGAATTTGATGTTTATCATCAATGGAGCTTTAGTAACGGCACCTACAGGAGACACGATCTTAGATGGTGTGACACGTAAGTCGGTTATTCAGATTGCCAAAGACTGGGGTGTGGAAGTTCAAGAGCGTCTTTTATCCGTGAAGGAATTAGTAGAAGGCATTAGCTCAGGAGCGGTGACAGAAGCTTTTGGTGCAGGAACGGCTGCGGTAATTGCACCTATTCAGACGATTGGTTTTGAGGGTAAAGATTACGAATTACCAGCGCGTAAAGAGACTGATTTTTCAGCTAAAGTATTTACCGAAATCAGCCAGATTCGTTTAGGTGAAATTGCTGATACGCGTGGCTGGATTTATAAAATTTAA